In Scatophagus argus isolate fScaArg1 chromosome 3, fScaArg1.pri, whole genome shotgun sequence, the genomic stretch TTATGATAGAGGTAAGATAAAGATAACATAAACTTATGAACAGTTATTAATATAAACAGAGGGCGTTCCCAATACTCCAAACAACATAGGCCGATAGCTGTGTGAATAGGTTACACAGTGCCAGGCACAAAACCTCCAAGTTAACTTCAGAATTCTGCTGTGTCCATGCAACATTTGAAACCCAGCATGAAACCACTCAATATCTTATCTTCAGCATAATGCAAACGTCAGAATCCTGCCACTACACACGCAggcactgaaataaaaagcaacactgattctggcacacacacacacacactgacacacacccaAATACCTCTAGACAACAGATgagtcacatttcatttttagatcAACTAATGATGAATTAATACTCTTTATAATCATGGGCTATTGTCCCTTAAAAATCATGAGACACAACTGAATGCTGCTTACCGAGACAAATGGCACAAGATTTTATTATCAGCAACTGAGAACTGTGCAAATACCCACAGTAATGCAGTATAACTATGTACATGTATTAATTTGCAGTACAAATTTGACATTCTTGCATGTTACTTGAGTGTTTCCATTTAATGATGTGTATATATTCCTCTGCATTTGTGAAGGAACTCCCATACTaaccactacatttatttgacagctgtagTTTTTAGTGAGATATAAAACAGCTGAAAGTAGCTCCACCTCAGCTAACTACAACACTACAATTTTACATATGCATAATTCATCAGTACTGATAATACTAGACTATGATACTATATAATTGAAAAACACTCACAGGAACCATTTTTCTGCTTAATGACTACTATTACCTTACACTTTCTGTAATTTTACTTTGCACATCATGGGGGTTGCTGGTCTACCACTGCCTCGCCAAGTTAGTTTGGTTGTATTATTGTGTGACTTGGTATTTAAGtgttttagtatttattattgttattatggggcggcacggtggtgcagtggttagcactgtggcctcatagcaagagggttccaggttcgaatcccggtctgggcccttctatgtggagtttgcatgttcgctctgtgcctgcatgggttttctccgggtactccggcttcctcccacaataccaaaaacatgcacattaggttaattattAGGTTATTAGTTATTAGGTTGCCCCTaggagtgtgtggttgtctgtttaAGAACTTTAAGATGACATACTTTAAAGGACACATTTGTCCCAAAGGTTACAATGCAGCCACTGCAGCCAATTTCTCACCGGGTTGCTGAGGCAATCTACTGGGTGAATTCCAAAACGTTTTGCACCGATGAGTCATTTGGACACCAAAattgtaaaacataaacaaacaaacaaactaacaaatgaatgaatagagTCAGTGTTTACAAATAGCTAAATTACCCTCTGAGTAAAGGAGCTGAATGTAAAATATACGCCAAATGAATTGCTGCAGTTAAgctaaaatactaaaaatatttatactagtataattaattaatatcaTAATGAgtattttgaaacttttgttGCTCATACACTTTGTGAGACAGATAGCCCCTCAGAATAAAAAAGTCTTGTTAATGAATACGACCAGCTCCTGCTTTTCACCACCACAGAGCTTTGCAACAAGTCACCCACATATTGTATGGGTAGCAACAAGAAGGAAAGCAAAGACACGTCATTTCTCAAAGCATGGCTTATACTGCCACCTAATGGCTACACCTGATATTACACATTTCTCAGGTTGAGAACATTTTGCTTCTTTGCTGTTAAACAAAGTGATGACTACAGTAACTCTTTCTGTTAGTTAATCTCCTACAGCTTTTAATTTAGACCTTCAATATGAACTGACCTGAATATTAACTAACTTCAGAgatggaaaacatgaaacattatGGATGATAGAATTCCCATCCACTAGAATAATTCAGCCTCGAGGAGAGCCTGCTTATTACTTCATACCTTGATTCAAAGATGTCTCTTGCATATTTCATCAGGAGTCACTGAATGATTCAtaacataaagacaaacaggatgCAAAAATTAGAGACTTGTGTGGCTTTTGAGATGAATCCCGACTTCACAGTTTGGTTAAGAAGCAAATGCCATCTataatctgttttcttctgaaaaatatatattttaaacaatgaagtGATGTTTAGACATCCATGGTAAGTAAGATAACTAAGCTATTTTTCAGAAAAGTGTCCTGAAGCTATGTTATTCACTGCTTTCAGAACCTTTTGTGGTTCCATATAAAGCTGGTTTGTAATGAAAAGGGCTGTTTTATCAAagtgacatttgttttgctctgcGCTCAATAAATCCAGCAGACCTCTGGAGAAGCTGGACACCAGTGACACAAAAAACTAAATATCTGAAAGTACTAAAAGCTCTGTTGAAATTCTTCATTAGAATATGTTCCCAGCAGAGAAAGAATAAAACCTTGATAAATGCAGTACTAGCTTAACAACCTTAAAGGTTAAACTCCACATTTTGGATTCTGTTTAATGAACTGTATTTAGTTTCTGAATGGTTTTGTAGCCTTTTGTATGTTATTCAGTACTTACAGAGATGTTTTATCTAATGCTTCCCTTCTGACACAATACTTTATGATTATTTCATCACAACATAAAGTCAATCAGAGAAAAGAATAACTGTTTTGAagtatttctatttctttatttcGTACTTTGTGTCAAGATATCTTTTTTCATATGAAGTTATGCCTCATAGCAAAAGAACGTGTTTAAAGAACGAAGAAAATTGTGGCTCACAAAATAAAGGCATTCTCTCATAATATTTTTTACAAAGTCATcttacaacaaacaaaaacaacgtCTCATTTGTAACAGCAGAGTACGATAAATCAAAGTTCCTCACTAAACTTTTGACTTTAACCTAACTgcgacagaagaaaaaaaaagaacagaatcaTCTGTACATACAAATATAGTTTAGCTCCTGAGATTCTCCGTGGGACAGAGTCGCTGCTCTAAACCTGCAACACAGCAATGTAAGCACCGCCGGGAATTTTCTCCCTTCTGATGAtctgaaataaagtgaaactgATTTAATCTGTCAtccttcatctcttcttttgttgaaaatgttacttaaaaAGCTGTATTACAACCTACCCTTGTCCTTTAAAGCGAAAATTGCAATGGTGGAAGATTTGGAGCAACATCTGACTCTGCCATACACAAGTGGTGATGTGAGCAAGTGCGAAAATGTAACTGCAACCAGAATAAAGTCTTAACTGCATCTTCCTGCGCTTACTTGATCCAATCACCAtcacctttctctctgttctttgaAAGCGTCtcatcagaaatgaaaaatagtgTTTTTCCTGGTTAAGGTCATTATGAAGTTCCTAGTTAAGCATAGCGTTAAAGTAGATATGATGTGGGGTTACTGTATAATCATCATCTTGTTCACAAGGACAGTTGCAGGCAATGACAACGACTCTCTTTTTAGCGACTGAAAACTTTGGTGATGCAGAAAACGGTTTGAGATACCCGAACACTTCACTTTAATATTGCTTTGACAAAGGAATCATACGCTGTACAATATTCACTGACGGCACAACCGTTTGACATACGgattcacacacatatgaaaacCTGACAAGAAGTTGGCGAGCAAATATTTATGTATACAGGAGAGCTGCAGAGATGACTGTCAGATTGTTTCTACAGGACGAAGACAGATGCTTTATGGCTGGTACTATTACACTGTTTACATTTCCCACCCCCACCTGCCCATCTTAAATTTATACACAACAAAGTGAGAATATTGGTTCAAGGGGGAGATGTCTTTATACTGCAGCCTGAGATAAACTCAGATGAATTGTCAGTTTTTTTCCGCTCCTCGCAGATCCAagatttggggtttttttggacgaagacaaacacatttccatCTGTTAGGGAGCTCTGTTCATCCAATAGATGCATTCGAGACGGGTCCTTCTGTTCTATGCCAAAGCCAAAGTCCCAGTTGACATATCACTCAAACAGTCATCCataatctgttctttttttatctgCCAAAGAGTGTGATGAGAAATCTGTTATCCTAACTTGACCCACAAATAGTCTCTTTCCGGTGATTCGGTTCTTCCCCATTAAGGAGGAGGACAGGTGACGAATTCACTGCTGATGCCCTGCACCTCCTAGTGTCCGTTGACCTCAGCGGCCGAGGCGGGGGTGGAAGGAGTGGAGGAGCGAGAAGCGACAGAAGCCTTATCTCCACCAGGACTGGAGACTGGTGGCACACTGTCAGGTGCCTTGACACCGGCCAGAACGACAGGAGAcacccctgctgctgctgctgcagctgccctGCTTGCAGTGATAGCAGAAACTGGTTTGGGTTGAGCTTGAAGTCCCGGGCTGCAGATGAGGTGATGCCTCTCCCAGTCTTTATGCTGGCAGAAGGAACCGCAGTAACGAGCAGCATTGCAGCCGCTGCATGTCTCGCTAGCCTTGCGACCACAGTTCCAGCAGCactgagggagaaagaagagacaaCCACTTCAGTTTCACAGGAATGTGAGGACAGGAATGAAGTAtcacacatgcaaatatgtCTCTTTTTTGGGTATGCctcttccaaaataaaagttgaaaaaaagCTGTGAACTCAACATTGATATGACCTTTTATGGTGATATGTTGAACTTTTGAGTCTACACTTGCCTATTGACACATTCAGCAGATATGCagcaacatttttattaataCTGAGTTGTGTTCCTGCCTGCATGacaaatttaagaaaaatattcactctcctttaaGCTCTGTTAACTGATATATATACCaagctgctaaatgttccattatgtccttgtctgtctgttggttgGTAGCggacaaatagaaaaataacagagttctggagttttttcagtgaaaatgaaggATGAAAGTGAGCCTCCTGTGAGTTGTgtcccaaaaaaacaaaacagcgaCCTGAAAGATGCTGTATTTGAATTTTCAGCTTCAAGTATGACTGTGTACATCTAATTATAAACTgattgcaaataaaaaaaacaacctcatgtgtttgtgtgcagaatgACTCTGTGCTTCATGTTCACAACTGTTATATTTCTGCTCACCTCACTGGAATCCTCCTGTTCGTTGATGACCATGATGGCATCCTCCTGAGCCTTCCTCTTTGCCTCAGCCAGAGTCTTTTCCATCTTAGCCCTTTCAGCAGCAATCATCTCAAAAGCCTTCTGTTCAGCCTCTGCTACTGCTTTCTGGACCTCATCCATGGCCTGACGCTTCACTTCATTCACTGCCTCTTCTACATATCGGGGGGACACATGATTTAACCTCAGCTCAGCTTGTATTGTATCAGTAAAAATCTGTAATCTTGACAGTAGTTCAAGTCAAATGCATTATGATTAGCTTTGCATTTAACTAAATATACTTGCATTACACATcagtaatttaaatttaaaatttgatgGTGTTCTTACCAGCTTTCCTCCAGATCTCATCTGTAACGTATGCTGAGCCTGGCCGTTGAGCGAAGTCACGCTGGGAGTCTGCAGGAAAGCAGACACAGAAGGGATTAGCACCTGCCAAGGCTTATAAAGATATTGAGATGATTCAGTGTTGAAATAATGGCCGACTTTGTGACTGACAGCCCAATCAAGGTTAACAGGTGCTTACAAAGAAAGGACACATAGGCAGGCAGAGATATTATCTTTGTCATCTAGACTTGTATTTTGTCGTTAATGCAAACAAGTCTGCATATCTGGGCCACACAATCAACATGAATGTTGTTTATCTGAGTCTTGGACTGATCTGAGTTCTGACAGCTTTAGAAAGGAATGTGTTTGGCTTGGAGGAAACTGCAGACCAACAAGCTGTGTCAACATTCTGTCTGTTCCTCagatctccctctctccctgcatCTCAATACATTTCTGTGTTGCTCCCGGGCTCTGCCTCTCCAACACAGCCACCTGActcatctcctctttctccatctcttatGCATTGTGTCTCACAACCactttctccctttttccttcatttgcaTCCTTTCTCTTCAACCGAGACTGCACACACCATCCCTGCTGCCATTTCCACCCCCACCACAGTCTTCCTCAGCCCAAGcccaggcaggcaggcaggcaggcaggcaggcaggcaggcaggcaggcttcCCGGCTGGGGGCCCAGATGGTGCTCTTGTGAATCAGCCAGCTCTGGGTCTCTGTGCCTGCAGAACGGCAGGACAGCCCTTCTGTGGCCGATATGGCCGAGGCCATTCCTGGCACCTGTCTGTGACTATGGACCAGCAGGGGGACGACAAGGCTGGCACTCAGAGAGAACTGTGCCAGTACACAACAGACTGGAAGACTGTGGAGGGACGCActaacacactgacatgtgactttgctgcatttctgtcaATGACCACTAGACGGTGTATGGAGTGTAAAATAGAAGACAGGCTGTCCCTAGTTAGTGTTCAGACCTTCTGTCATTCAAATACACCCCAGAATATTCACTTCACATCATTATTGCTATTGACCTGAGTATCCAACCTCTGTATCCCAGAGTGAAATGTCAGTAGTCATATCTTCCTGTCAAGATATTCCTGCCTATTTTatcatatattcatatttaacataaaGGACCAGTTTGTCTGaattagaatttaaaaaatatcgTATTTTACATGTTCTCAATATCTGtgtctgagatttttttttttaccattagCCAATTTCAACTGCAGTGGCAACACTGTGTCAAGCATCCAAACCTCAcatcacacaaatgaaattgTATCCACTCCCATGTTCTAGTCTGGCAAAGGTTTAGGAGTGGATACCTCCAAACTATCTGCATGGCCAAATAATACAGTCAGGGTCAGTAAATGAAGTGACCCTTTAAGTGTAACAACTAACTGATTTCCATAGGCTTGGTTTCATCCCAGGGACCACAGAGAAACCTCCTCTTGGAGAAAACACTGGGTGCCAAtcagagaaatgacaaaatcattATCATACTAACAGCAACTGAATTGAAAATAGCAGTACCCACCCGACTCTGCAGAGTGGGGGCTTTGTGTCTTAGAGAAGGGAGCCGAGCCTGAGCCTCCTTTGCGTGGGTCCTCCTGCTCGCTCGAGCGCCGCCTCCAGTAGTTGAGCTCCTCGCGATCCGACTCCTGGCATCGTCTGAGCACGCTCACTGACCTCCGTGTCTTTTCCACCATGTCCACAATGCAGTTCAACACCTAGAGGATGAAGAGGGATGCACAAAATTTTACAGTGAATTTGCTTTCAGCTGTTTATGAAAGACATCATCCAAATAACCTCCAGATGTGCTGGAGATGTATCACTGTTTTCATCCTCTGAGAAGTTAAAACTCCGTTTAGAATAGGACTCcagtaaaacaaattaaatattacattCTTTCTATATCACAAGCCCTTAGGAGTAGTGGTGCCTGTCTACAGACTTACATGGTCCAGATGTCTCCATTCATCAGCCCACTCTCggtctgtcagtctgtggtcCACCGGCTCCTCGCGGTATCCCCCGTTCGTGcctgattaaaacacacacaagacagacCACAGGCCAGTGTGATTAACATTCTTGTTAATGTAAGAGAAGCCACAGATGACATTAAGTGAATGAAAGGtatgtttatttctgtatctgtggcaaaattgtgcttttttttaagtcaaCAAAAAATGTATCAAGCCCAATCAAAAACTCACACAGTGGCTTCATTAATCCACCACAAGACATCCTGTGGGAATCATAAATTGGGTAAAAATAGTTTCTCACAGAGCAGAATAGACATGACTTAAAAAGTCAATGGCCTCAGCCTTTTACATCCTGAATTAAGAGTGACAGCAATGAAGTAAAGTAAATGAATAAGCAACAAAAGATGTGACATGGACCGAGGgactgtgagagagaaaggtggGGTGAAAACGAATAGGAGAAGCCTGTGATGCAAAACAGACTTCCAGCGCACAGAGCCAGCACACATCTGGAAGTCAGCTGTCAAccacaagcgcacacacacacacacacacacacactctccccaAACTTCTTCCTTAGCGCCTTCCCTCCTGGAGCTCACAGCATTCCAGTAGGGAGACACTCAGGCTGAGTGGAGCGGCTCCACTTCTAAACACAACCAGCCGCTCTGACACTCACTGTAGACCATTACagccctgaacacacacacatgcacacacttaccGAACTATCTGATTCAGTTATTACACAACACTAGGACTTAAACAGTATGTAATTGTACAATTAAACAGTATTAATAGTTTGCATACACAAGGTTGTGCCCATGCAGAGCCCAAAACCTCTTGATTCAtgtccatacacacacaaagagtcaGCAAACCACACACTATTAAAATTGAGTGACAAACAGCCAACAAGAGGCCACGTGCAAACTAGGCCTACTTAAGAGAATAATGAttccttaacacacacacacacacacataagcacacacactctagcCTTCCTCTCGACCTTTTCTCTACTCCTGGTTCTCATCAGTGTTCATCAGTTCAAAGCCACAAGTGTGTGgactgatgtgtttatgtgtgcctgcgtgtgtgcgtgtgtgtgtgtgcctatgaGTTAAGTGGCGGCAGGCAGGCGGGAGGCTGTCAGACAAGGGACTAAGACCTCGTAAACACATCACCTCTACCATGAACATATCAAGGTGTGtttctgtacgtgtgtgtctgtgtctgtgagctACTGCTGTTTCCACTGTGTGCTGACAAGCCCCAAATGGAGGGCAGATATACACCAGAGTAGATCCAACCCTCACTGCCTGGACAGTATGGCTCTGTTTATATGCACATGGACTCCTGAGATATGCAGGGAaagctacacaaacacagagaccaCCCGTTATCCCTCTCAGACTATATCTGCGTGCGTTTCTGTTTTAATAAGTGTAATGTCTAAATTTGTCAGCCACTTGCATTCACACTGCTGTGAAGACCCATGTTAAAGTAAAGGTTGTTGGTGTTTGAGTGGTTTGCGGGAATGTTTGCATGATTGATAACTGGTTTAATGTCTATGAAGATGTATGGTAGCCAACTATCATTCACTACTAAGAAAAGTAGGAAAATGATGCCTgatgttgtctgtttttatgaatAGAATCTTTTCTCATGGTTCCAGCCATGACTGAGATTGAACTTGCCATCTTGACTAATgtggaagaaataaataaaacgtCAGCAGTCATTAATCCAAACACTAATGTAGTATGCATAATTTTGCATTACGCACCAGGGAGTCTTGGTCTGTCTTTGAGCTCACGGATCTCTAACATGCGCTGGCTGTGCTCGCGGTGCAGGATGTGTGGTGGTGCGATGTCATCCAGGGCATAGTGCTGCAAGGGTGGAGGGGTCGGGTGAGGCTGGGTGTTGAGGGGCAGCGGGTGAGCAGGGCTGTGTCGGGGAGCGGGGCTGATGGTGCAGATTCGTTTGGCGGCAGGCTCCATGGCTACTGGTGGACGTTCGTGGAAACCATTTTCTTTACCTCTAAAGAAGAGAGGACATTGGGTGGTTAAAAAAATGAGCATGGCTATAAATGATTGCTTTCGCTAACATAAATCATACTGTTGTTCTAACCTGCTGGGGCTGTGTCTCTTGGTACCAACTTCAGGGGGCTCCATCAGTAGCTCAGAGGAATCTGGAGAGGAGGCCAAGGTGGTGCTGAGCAGGAGATGCTCATGCTGGGACAGGTACTGGGCTGGGGTCTGCTTGGCTGCCCGTGCACAGTGAAGCAGCTCCCTCTGCAAAAGGGGAAGGTTTGCCTGGCAAGAACGAAAAAAATGGTAAGGTCTCATTTTAATTCACAGTAGGggctaaagaaagaaaatagttttgtCCCAGGTTAATTGTCAGCCATCTGCCATTCACATATTCAGCCTTTTATCAGATACACTACAGACTCATTCAGAggcaaaaaagacagaaaaagagaagcacCACACAGCTTGTCAATTAAACAGACCAGAACTTGTTGAACAGTGTAACATAGCAAAGAGACAGTGTAGATGTGCCTCTCACGGGAGACGCCAGTCTGGGAAACAGGGGGCTTTGAGCACCACTGACTCTTTGAGGTCTGGCTGTAAAGTTTAATTTGGGTCTGGGTGTTTTTCTGTGGATGTGGCTTCCCTGGGCTCACATGGAGTTTTCTAAACTGCTGCTGAAGTTTGTTACTAATCCCTTGCACATGGAAAGAGGGCGGAGCATTATATGTTGGTcacaacataaatatacacaatgacacaatgagACAGAGACTTATAAACTCAAACTTTtccaaacaaaagaagaagatgactACACTTCTCCCTCATTCCTtaccttttttaaatatttatttgtaactGTCTCCTATCCTATCTTTCCATCTCACTTTTCTGTTCCCCGTACTTCCCTAATTACGAACAGACTCTGGTGTGTTTGCAATTACACCACTTCCTCACTCCCTTTTCTCGAACAAACCAGCTAAATAACCATACCGTTCTCATTTCGTGACTCTGACCTCCTCAGATCACATAGAGCTTTCAACTATCATCCAGCAGATTCTGTAATCCTATACCCCTTTCTCCTCTGATCTGACCTTTCGACTAGCTGATACTTACAGCATCTTTCTCACACAACCCTATTGGTATACCTTCTTAACAAACATGCTGATGCCTTCTGCTTTATGTTGTACTATCCTTAACACTCTTGTCATTTCTTATGCTGATCCCCTCatgctcctctgcctcctttctTTCCCTGGGGCCCCAGCTAGCGAGCACATGTGCTGTGCGTCGGTTGAGCAGAGAGCTCTCTAGGGTTCAGCGTGGCGGATGCTAGATTGGCGGCACCTTGGCAGCTGAATGCTCTTTTAACGGGACAGCGGCTCCATATGGCGCGCTGAAGCCCATAAAAAGCAAAGGGAGCGCTTTATAGGCATGTTTCACACTTCCGAGttcccacttttctctctctcctcctcacccatCTCTCTCTCGTTTCCACTTCCTCACCCCATGACTTTGTCCCATCTGTTTATTTCTCCCTCAGCCTTTTCTCTCTGAAGACAGACCTCTCTCAGGGAGTTGGAATAAAGTTGTGTGGACCCCACCCTCTCGTAATAAATTAGTAGAACGAGGGGAACAGAGGATTCTTGTCTCAGCtctctcagacagacagatggaaggGCTCCAAAGGTGAGTAAGAGGTAAGCATGGAGAGAGAGTAGATTTTGACTGCTTGAAGTTCCAGCGGC encodes the following:
- the cbfa2t2 gene encoding protein CBFA2T2 isoform X1 gives rise to the protein MVGMPSVLNYSREKKSPAMPGSPVDAKTHSRSAPSSSASSSMPPLPSVNPSGPRPASFSTTALTNGNHHSPPTLNAVPSPPQRYSNGPSSSSSSSLANQQLPATCGARQLSKLKRFLTTLQQFGNDISPEIGDNVRSLVLALVNSTVTIEEFHSRLQEATNFPLRPFVIPFLKANLPLLQRELLHCARAAKQTPAQYLSQHEHLLLSTTLASSPDSSELLMEPPEVGTKRHSPSRGKENGFHERPPVAMEPAAKRICTISPAPRHSPAHPLPLNTQPHPTPPPLQHYALDDIAPPHILHREHSQRMLEIRELKDRPRLPGTNGGYREEPVDHRLTDREWADEWRHLDHVLNCIVDMVEKTRRSVSVLRRCQESDREELNYWRRRSSEQEDPRKGGSGSAPFSKTQSPHSAESDSQRDFAQRPGSAYVTDEIWRKAEEAVNEVKRQAMDEVQKAVAEAEQKAFEMIAAERAKMEKTLAEAKRKAQEDAIMVINEQEDSSECCWNCGRKASETCSGCNAARYCGSFCQHKDWERHHLICSPGLQAQPKPVSAITASRAAAAAAAGVSPVVLAGVKAPDSVPPVSSPGGDKASVASRSSTPSTPASAAEVNGH
- the cbfa2t2 gene encoding protein CBFA2T2 isoform X2, which encodes MPGSPVDAKTHSRSAPSSSASSSMPPLPSVNPSGPRPASFSTTALTNGNHHSPPTLNAVPSPPQRYSNGPSSSSSSSLANQQLPATCGARQLSKLKRFLTTLQQFGNDISPEIGDNVRSLVLALVNSTVTIEEFHSRLQEATNFPLRPFVIPFLKANLPLLQRELLHCARAAKQTPAQYLSQHEHLLLSTTLASSPDSSELLMEPPEVGTKRHSPSRGKENGFHERPPVAMEPAAKRICTISPAPRHSPAHPLPLNTQPHPTPPPLQHYALDDIAPPHILHREHSQRMLEIRELKDRPRLPGTNGGYREEPVDHRLTDREWADEWRHLDHVLNCIVDMVEKTRRSVSVLRRCQESDREELNYWRRRSSEQEDPRKGGSGSAPFSKTQSPHSAESDSQRDFAQRPGSAYVTDEIWRKAEEAVNEVKRQAMDEVQKAVAEAEQKAFEMIAAERAKMEKTLAEAKRKAQEDAIMVINEQEDSSECCWNCGRKASETCSGCNAARYCGSFCQHKDWERHHLICSPGLQAQPKPVSAITASRAAAAAAAGVSPVVLAGVKAPDSVPPVSSPGGDKASVASRSSTPSTPASAAEVNGH